The following nucleotide sequence is from Tardiphaga alba.
TCGAACGACCCATCGATCGCTGGCGGCAGCGGCGGCTCGTCAACGCGCAGCATGCGGCGCATGCCCGCGACATGTTGCCTGCAACGTGATGAATGTCCGGCTCTAGTAGAATGCGTGGAAGTGATGCACCGGCCCGTGGCCATGACCGACCGTGAAGCGATCGGCGGCAGCAATCGCCGCGGTCACATAGGCCTTGGCACCGCGCACGGCGGCTTCCATGCTTTGCCCCTTGGCGAGTTCGGCGGCGATCGCTGACGACAGCGTGCAACCGGTGCCATGGGTGTTCACCGTGATCACGCGCGGCGCCGGCAGCGCAATCGCGTGCTCCGCCGTGATGAAGTAATCGATGCTCGACGGTCCGTTGCCGTGCCCGCCCTTGATCAGCACGGCCTTGCAGCCGAACCCGAGCAGCCGCTTGCCCTGGTCCTCGATCTCCTGCTCATTCGTCGCCAAGGCTTCATCGAGCAGCGCTGCCGCTTCCGGCATGTTCGGCGTGATGATGTGCGCATGCGGGATCAGGATGCTGCGCAGCGCTTCGACCGCGTCCGGCACCAGCAGGCGATCGCCGGAAGTCGCGACCATCACCGGATCGAACACCACATGCGCCGGCTTCCAGCGCGCCAGCCCGTCCGCGATGGCAGCAATAATCTCGCGCTGTGCGACCATGCCGATCTTCACCGCACCGACCGCGAGATCGTCGAAGACCTCATTGATCTGCGCCGTGACGAATTCCGCCGGCACCTGATGGATGCCGGTGACGCCGCGGGTGTTCTGCGCCGTGAGTGCAGAGATCACCGTGGCGCCATAGACGCCCAGAGCCGCGAAGGTCTTGAGGTCGGCCTGAATGCCTGCACCGCCCGAGGAATCAGAGCCGGCAATGGTCAGGGCAACGGGCGTGGGCATCGGGAAAACTCACGTTAAATCAAGCGGGAAGCTGGATGTCAGTGGTAGCCCACCGCCATCGGGCGGGCAACCCGAGGGCGTCTAAACCAGTGTGGTTTGCGACACCTCGCGCACACGATGCGCCAAACTGTCCCGGACGTCTGCATGGCGAACAGATGGGCTATGCGATACCGTCACAAAAAAAGACATAGGAGGGAACAACCATGACCAAACGATTCAATCGCCGTGATTTCCTGGCCGCCGGTTCGGCTGCCGCCGCCTTGCCATTCCTGACGCGCGGTGCCTCCGCACAAACAGTCTGGCAGCCATCGAAACAGATCCGCATGGTGTGCAGT
It contains:
- the thiD gene encoding bifunctional hydroxymethylpyrimidine kinase/phosphomethylpyrimidine kinase; translation: MPTPVALTIAGSDSSGGAGIQADLKTFAALGVYGATVISALTAQNTRGVTGIHQVPAEFVTAQINEVFDDLAVGAVKIGMVAQREIIAAIADGLARWKPAHVVFDPVMVATSGDRLLVPDAVEALRSILIPHAHIITPNMPEAAALLDEALATNEQEIEDQGKRLLGFGCKAVLIKGGHGNGPSSIDYFITAEHAIALPAPRVITVNTHGTGCTLSSAIAAELAKGQSMEAAVRGAKAYVTAAIAAADRFTVGHGHGPVHHFHAFY